The DNA sequence TGGATGGAGGCTGGCGTGATCGACTACAAAATCTGTCATAATAATTTTGATTGTTCCCACTGTGAATTTGATCGGGCCATGACTGAAAATGCTAATCATAATCTCGCCCTGCGCCGGGCTGGCCAAACTCCCACCGGCAAGCTGGGTGCCATTGTCCCGTGGCCGGATAAGATGCGGCAGCGTTCCGGATTGCAGCAGCAGTGCCGGCATATGCTAACCGGCAGGGTGCCGGCCCATTTCTGTGGCAACAACTACCTCTGTCACAGATGTGAATTTGACCAGCTCCTGGAAGATCAGGTGGAGTTTTTCCTGGAACCGGAAAGGCCTAAACTCGAAGATGTTTTCGGCTTTGCTGTGCCTACGACCAACTATCTCCATCGCGGACATACCTGGGCAGTCCTGGAGAGTGGCGGTCGCGTCCGTCTCGGTCTGGACGATTTCTCCCAGAAGGTTTTGGGTCCCGCCGATGAGATGAAGCTGCCCAAATTAGGTGAGGAATTCCACCATGACGCCGTCGGCTTGGCCTTGGCCCGCCAGGGTAAAAAGGCTGCTGTCCTGGCGCCGGTAGACGGTATCATTGAGGCGGTAAATCCCAAAGTTCGGCAGAGGCCGGCTTTGGCCCATGATGATCCTTACGGGGAAGGCTGGCTCTTTGTTGTTACCCCCACCAACCTGAAGCCGAACCTGGAGCATATGCTCTTCGGTCCGAGCAACGTTGCCTGGATAGAAGGCGAGGCCCACAAGCTGTTGAATATGCTGGAATCCTCGGCGGGCGTTACCCTCCCCTCAGGTGGGTCGATCATTGACGATGTCTATGGACACTTTCCAGAACTTGATTGGCAGCGTCTGGTCCATGAGTTTCTTCATAGCGTCTGAGACGGCGCAGTAATCCATGGTCACGGAAATAGTCGGCCAGGAGAATCTGACAATAGCTACAGAATGCCAGGTTCTTCTGGTCTAATTTTTCCAGGTTGGCGGCAAAACCCATAAGACAGCCTTTCTGCTGGCAGTGCCCCAGGCCAAAGGTGTGCCCCACTTCGTGCAGGGTTAATTTGGTGAGGCGGGTTAAGACCAGGGATAGCGGTAGCTGAATGCCC is a window from the Desulfobacca acetoxidans DSM 11109 genome containing:
- a CDS encoding glycine cleavage system protein H — protein: MKKKLAEGKKPCIWMEAGVIDYKICHNNFDCSHCEFDRAMTENANHNLALRRAGQTPTGKLGAIVPWPDKMRQRSGLQQQCRHMLTGRVPAHFCGNNYLCHRCEFDQLLEDQVEFFLEPERPKLEDVFGFAVPTTNYLHRGHTWAVLESGGRVRLGLDDFSQKVLGPADEMKLPKLGEEFHHDAVGLALARQGKKAAVLAPVDGIIEAVNPKVRQRPALAHDDPYGEGWLFVVTPTNLKPNLEHMLFGPSNVAWIEGEAHKLLNMLESSAGVTLPSGGSIIDDVYGHFPELDWQRLVHEFLHSV